Proteins from a genomic interval of uncultured Desulfuromusa sp.:
- a CDS encoding ammonium transporter, translated as MESSLLSLQHGGDVLFLLLGAIMVFAMHAGFAFLEVGTVREKNQVNAFVKIISDWSVSCVVYFLIGYPISYGIHFFVSATGLLGDNQGYELVRFFFLLCFAACIPAIISGGIAERAKFWPQVIAGGIFAGISYPIFESLIWGQNSAGLQNFFEKTFGAQFHDFAGSVVVHSIGGWLALPAVLILGPRMGRFVRGKSRAIPISNIPFLALGSWILAVGWFGFNVMSAQSLQGISGLVAVNSLLAMVGGVLFALVASRNDPGFVHNGALAGLIAICAGSDLMHPIGAFFVGGIGSLIFVYGFQFEQEKLKIDDVLGVWPLHGVVGSWGGIAAGIFGTSALGGLGGVSFMTQLAGTLLAVIYALSTSYVVYTVIDKISGFRLDEDQEFAGADLTVHHINAYPEENLK; from the coding sequence ATGGAATCTTCACTTTTATCATTGCAGCACGGAGGAGATGTTCTTTTTCTCCTTCTGGGTGCCATCATGGTTTTTGCCATGCATGCAGGATTTGCCTTTTTAGAGGTTGGTACCGTTCGTGAAAAAAATCAGGTTAATGCTTTTGTCAAAATTATCTCTGACTGGTCTGTCTCTTGTGTTGTCTATTTTCTGATTGGCTATCCCATCTCTTACGGGATCCATTTTTTCGTCTCCGCTACCGGATTGTTAGGAGATAACCAGGGGTATGAGCTGGTTCGATTCTTCTTCCTGCTTTGTTTTGCCGCCTGTATCCCTGCAATTATCTCAGGTGGAATTGCGGAGCGGGCCAAGTTCTGGCCACAAGTTATTGCCGGAGGGATCTTTGCCGGGATTTCCTACCCTATTTTCGAGTCTTTGATCTGGGGACAAAACAGTGCCGGGCTGCAGAATTTTTTTGAAAAGACTTTCGGGGCACAATTTCATGATTTTGCCGGAAGTGTGGTGGTGCATTCTATTGGTGGCTGGTTAGCTTTGCCCGCGGTTCTTATCCTTGGTCCGCGAATGGGACGTTTTGTCCGGGGGAAAAGCCGGGCGATTCCCATCAGCAATATCCCCTTTCTGGCATTAGGAAGTTGGATTCTTGCTGTTGGCTGGTTTGGTTTTAATGTGATGAGTGCCCAGTCCTTACAGGGGATTTCAGGGTTAGTCGCGGTAAACTCTTTATTAGCCATGGTCGGTGGAGTGTTGTTTGCCTTGGTTGCCAGTCGAAATGATCCGGGATTTGTCCACAACGGTGCACTTGCTGGATTGATTGCTATTTGTGCAGGGTCTGATTTGATGCATCCGATAGGTGCTTTTTTTGTTGGCGGGATTGGTTCACTTATTTTTGTCTACGGATTTCAATTTGAACAGGAAAAATTAAAGATTGACGATGTTCTGGGAGTGTGGCCCTTGCATGGTGTCGTTGGCTCCTGGGGTGGAATTGCAGCGGGTATTTTTGGTACCAGTGCGTTGGGAGGGCTGGGAGGAGTGTCTTTCATGACTCAGCTGGCCGGGACTCTTTTGGCGGTTATTTATGCTTTGAGTACGAGCTATGTTGTTTATACCGTTATTGATAAAATCAGTGGTTTCCGTCTGGATGAGGATCAGGAATTCGCCGGTGCGGATTTAACAGTTCATCATATTAATGCTTATCCGGAAGAGAATCTTAAATAG
- a CDS encoding GPMC system MBL fold metallohydrolase: MQVETLKITVLGSGTSTGIPVIGCRCPVCLSDHPYNQRTRCSALLSYGKYNILIDTSTDLRQQVLREDIRHIDAVFYTHCHADHVHGIDDLRGFNIRSKIPIPLYGSKQTLATIRNNFSYIFNHSEPVSYIPRLELRPMSQAIELFGLKMIPIPMQHGHIQAFGYRCGPIAYLTDCNAIPPSSLELLQGLELLILDGLRFTPHNTHFNIPQAIEMAQKINAKQTLLTHLSHEVDHSIHDRELPVGINLAHDGQYFNFPAESIK, encoded by the coding sequence ATGCAGGTAGAGACTCTCAAAATAACCGTTCTCGGTTCGGGGACCAGCACCGGTATTCCGGTGATTGGCTGCCGTTGTCCGGTCTGCCTTTCCGATCATCCCTATAACCAACGCACCCGCTGTAGTGCTCTTCTCAGTTATGGAAAATACAACATTCTGATCGATACCTCAACTGATCTGCGACAACAGGTGCTACGCGAAGATATTCGCCATATTGATGCTGTTTTCTATACCCACTGTCACGCTGACCATGTTCACGGAATCGACGATCTGCGCGGCTTCAACATCCGCTCAAAAATACCGATTCCACTCTACGGATCAAAGCAGACCCTGGCAACAATCAGAAATAATTTCAGCTATATTTTTAACCATTCAGAGCCGGTCAGTTATATCCCGCGACTGGAACTCCGCCCAATGAGTCAGGCAATTGAGCTGTTTGGCCTGAAAATGATTCCCATCCCGATGCAACATGGGCATATCCAGGCTTTCGGTTACCGCTGTGGCCCCATTGCCTACCTGACCGACTGCAACGCTATCCCGCCGAGCTCTCTGGAGCTGTTACAAGGGTTGGAATTATTGATTCTGGATGGACTCCGATTTACTCCACACAATACCCACTTCAATATTCCACAGGCAATCGAAATGGCCCAAAAAATCAATGCAAAACAAACCCTGCTGACCCATCTCAGTCATGAGGTTGATCACAGCATCCATGATCGAGAACTCCCGGTCGGTATTAATCTGGCTCATGATGGTCAATATTTCAACTTTCCTGCTGAATCAATAAAATGA
- the gluQRS gene encoding tRNA glutamyl-Q(34) synthetase GluQRS: MDNLLRINHSSQPVVGRFAPSPTGPLHFGTLLAALGSYLLAKASGGSWLLRIEDLDPPRVVAGAAEDIIRLMEQLGFEWDGVVLYQSQRYERYLQVLEQLRNQGRVFDCCCSRREILASAPHSGEEAPVYPGTCRNGIRRDRVERSVRLRVSNESIVFQDGIFGTQQQNLEAEVGDFILHRADGLFAYQLAVVVDDIDTGVTQVVRGADLLSSTPRQIYLYNCLNAAVPEYFHLPLAIGDNGKKLSKRHGQIGSVTRENGVTMLWRALEFLGQSPPNGLLCLSAGELLRWGVENFHPDLIPKRNSRISFSES; this comes from the coding sequence ATGGACAATTTATTGCGAATTAATCACAGTTCACAACCTGTTGTTGGCCGTTTTGCTCCGAGCCCGACCGGTCCCTTGCATTTTGGAACTCTTTTGGCTGCGTTAGGGAGTTATTTGCTGGCAAAAGCTTCTGGTGGGAGCTGGTTGCTTCGTATTGAGGATCTTGACCCTCCACGGGTGGTTGCTGGAGCCGCTGAAGATATCATTCGACTTATGGAGCAACTGGGTTTTGAATGGGATGGTGTTGTTCTTTACCAGAGCCAGCGTTATGAGCGATATCTGCAGGTTCTGGAGCAGTTGCGCAATCAGGGTCGGGTTTTTGATTGTTGTTGTTCGCGGCGTGAAATTCTCGCGAGCGCTCCCCATTCGGGGGAGGAGGCTCCTGTTTACCCGGGGACTTGCAGGAATGGCATCCGTAGAGACCGGGTTGAACGCTCAGTGCGATTACGTGTGAGCAATGAAAGCATTGTTTTTCAAGATGGAATTTTCGGGACGCAACAACAGAACCTGGAAGCAGAGGTCGGAGATTTTATTCTGCACCGGGCCGATGGTCTGTTTGCCTATCAGCTGGCCGTGGTTGTTGATGATATTGATACCGGAGTCACGCAGGTCGTTCGCGGGGCAGATTTGCTTTCATCAACTCCTCGTCAGATCTATCTTTATAACTGTCTCAATGCTGCTGTTCCGGAGTACTTTCATTTGCCTCTGGCGATTGGTGATAATGGGAAAAAACTGAGTAAGCGGCATGGCCAGATTGGTTCGGTTACCAGGGAGAATGGCGTGACCATGCTTTGGCGGGCGCTGGAATTTTTAGGACAGTCTCCCCCGAACGGATTACTTTGTCTGTCTGCCGGAGAATTACTGCGCTGGGGGGTGGAAAATTTTCATCCTGATCTGATCCCCAAGAGAAATAGTAGGATAAGTTTTTCTGAGAGCTAA
- a CDS encoding Rrf2 family transcriptional regulator: protein MVITRATEYAVRTVLYLAQQPTNDIVLKKDICRTQEVTPAFLTKILQPLIKAGIVSSQRGVGGGFLLAKDPGEITMLDILQAEEGQLKLNHCLIDADFCHRDGYCAAHEVWQLTQLKMSEILNKFTIADLVCKEKEKIEILKNQTKSQIS from the coding sequence GTGGTTATAACAAGAGCGACAGAATATGCGGTAAGAACGGTTCTTTATCTGGCTCAACAGCCAACAAATGACATCGTATTAAAGAAGGATATCTGTCGCACTCAAGAGGTCACTCCCGCCTTCTTGACAAAAATTCTGCAACCTTTGATCAAAGCCGGCATTGTCAGTTCCCAGAGGGGAGTTGGTGGAGGTTTTTTATTGGCCAAAGATCCCGGTGAAATTACGATGCTTGACATCCTTCAAGCTGAAGAAGGGCAGTTAAAATTAAACCACTGCCTTATTGATGCTGACTTCTGTCATCGTGATGGGTATTGTGCTGCTCACGAAGTCTGGCAATTGACCCAGTTGAAAATGTCCGAAATTCTCAACAAATTCACAATTGCCGATCTTGTTTGCAAGGAAAAAGAAAAGATAGAAATCCTGAAAAATCAAACGAAAAGTCAAATCTCTTAA
- a CDS encoding homoserine O-acetyltransferase: MNNSVGIVITKYAEFDVELQLESGRLLGPLTLAYETYGELNADASNVILVTHAWTGNAHAAGRHSEEDRKPGWWDNMIGPGKVLDTNRYFVLSSNTIGSCKGSTGPTSINPRTQKPYRLSFPVLMVRDMVRAQKLLLDHLGITSLAAIVGGSMGAMQAIEWAIHYPEMVRSIVPIAGTGKTSPMAIALNALARQAIFNDPLWKKGNYQTEHPPADGFSLARAVGHISFLSDASMLLKFNRRFSVRDGMFDFFGKFEVERYLDYNGQNFVDQFDPNSFLYLAKALDLYDVAWNFDSLSEALEQIKCPSLWFAFTSDWLYPPQQTEELVTELQRLNKTVNYHLIDSDYGHDSFLVEPEKYIPLLQEFLDQNS; this comes from the coding sequence TTGAATAACAGCGTTGGCATTGTTATCACAAAATATGCAGAATTCGATGTCGAGCTCCAGCTTGAAAGTGGTCGCTTGCTCGGCCCCCTGACTCTCGCCTATGAAACTTACGGCGAACTCAACGCAGACGCATCGAATGTCATCCTGGTCACCCACGCCTGGACCGGCAATGCTCACGCAGCCGGACGCCACTCGGAAGAAGATCGTAAACCCGGCTGGTGGGATAACATGATCGGTCCGGGAAAAGTCCTCGATACCAATCGTTACTTTGTTCTTTCCAGCAATACTATCGGTTCCTGCAAAGGCTCAACCGGCCCGACCAGCATCAATCCCCGCACCCAGAAACCATACCGCCTGAGTTTTCCCGTCCTCATGGTTCGCGATATGGTTCGCGCCCAAAAATTATTGCTTGATCACCTCGGGATTACATCACTGGCAGCAATTGTTGGTGGCTCCATGGGGGCAATGCAGGCGATTGAATGGGCTATTCACTATCCGGAAATGGTCCGCTCTATTGTTCCTATTGCTGGAACCGGCAAGACCTCACCAATGGCGATTGCCCTGAATGCCCTGGCACGACAGGCCATCTTCAATGATCCACTCTGGAAAAAAGGTAATTATCAGACAGAGCATCCTCCGGCTGACGGCTTCTCGCTTGCGCGAGCCGTCGGACATATTTCCTTTTTATCAGATGCCTCAATGCTGTTAAAATTTAATCGTCGCTTTTCAGTCCGCGACGGCATGTTTGATTTTTTCGGTAAGTTTGAGGTTGAACGCTACCTGGATTACAACGGTCAGAACTTCGTCGATCAGTTTGATCCCAACTCCTTTCTTTATCTGGCCAAGGCCCTCGATCTCTATGACGTTGCCTGGAACTTTGATTCTTTAAGTGAAGCACTGGAGCAGATCAAGTGCCCATCACTCTGGTTTGCATTCACCTCTGATTGGCTTTATCCCCCACAACAAACGGAAGAGCTGGTGACGGAGTTGCAACGGCTGAACAAAACCGTCAATTATCATCTCATTGATTCCGATTATGGCCACGATTCATTCCTGGTCGAACCGGAAAAATATATTCCATTGTTGCAGGAATTTCTTGATCAGAACAGTTAA
- a CDS encoding TIGR04442 family protein: protein MNTELRLHGKINDKIEYFATAAGCRTAHHHFFQAADRNLRFFAPGSEIILSPTGVQQTGTGGTFCEYMFGVDQPVSDLSKEGIFNRLMLLGAGYNETGHLEINELNRSEQSYEDIFLKGHAIDNYFFFVNGLKEKTHRQIQEQILRHLGKTLKRIPNLNRQDDSKLAEQLLSQLPENCSVYLLRLSETNHRHFQQEFQTLYYRNRSISKNTHAVLQDLADNLGLDPYQRERICIDVMYQHRDNYQIIDDYKKVLVECYQQGDISRQQHARLTRLKALALRNEIPTSLLSALDKKLKAEVRSTIHEPEYTAIARDILHDLLLRQGISRRDTIQLLFAKQHARRNHDHSFEKLLLETGQLFDEQIRDGAPLSLLEDFSTIITFFDRYDSTATNISQVAFMESYRPTEELLQNLLDSRQKFNNLVKGLFDKLFFEDIILNHYLGRFGRQKLVCLRKGLEEVAAGVATIKRLTAELKVIDAREKLYNIVLSHAKDHIRIRYSRYHTNSEQDELYRELNDELLIRGIISKPLDPQMFQTVIHDIKKEAIYLRQLFPEIIANNNVELRNDFLANSGLDHFYIEELEREYFALNQLSEEHLHKLRAGVF, encoded by the coding sequence ATGAACACAGAATTACGTTTACACGGAAAGATTAACGACAAAATTGAATATTTCGCAACCGCTGCAGGTTGCCGGACTGCTCACCATCATTTCTTCCAGGCTGCAGATCGTAACCTCCGCTTTTTCGCTCCCGGAAGTGAAATCATCCTCAGTCCAACAGGAGTGCAGCAGACAGGGACCGGGGGAACATTTTGCGAGTACATGTTTGGTGTCGACCAACCAGTCTCTGACCTGAGTAAAGAAGGAATCTTCAACCGCCTGATGCTCCTTGGAGCCGGGTACAATGAAACCGGTCATCTTGAAATCAACGAACTGAACCGTAGCGAGCAGAGTTATGAAGATATTTTTCTTAAGGGCCATGCCATAGACAACTATTTCTTTTTCGTCAACGGCCTGAAAGAAAAAACACATCGTCAGATCCAGGAACAAATCCTTCGCCATCTGGGAAAAACCCTCAAACGAATTCCCAACTTGAATCGCCAGGATGACTCCAAACTGGCAGAGCAACTTTTATCTCAGCTGCCGGAAAACTGCTCTGTTTACCTGTTGCGATTATCCGAGACCAACCATCGTCATTTTCAACAAGAATTTCAGACTCTTTATTATCGCAATCGTTCGATTTCAAAAAATACCCACGCGGTTCTGCAGGATCTTGCAGACAATCTGGGGCTGGACCCTTACCAGCGGGAACGCATCTGTATTGATGTCATGTATCAGCATCGTGATAACTACCAGATTATTGATGATTACAAAAAGGTTCTGGTGGAATGCTACCAGCAGGGAGATATCAGCCGTCAGCAACATGCCCGCCTGACCCGACTGAAGGCCCTTGCGCTGCGGAATGAAATTCCGACATCCCTGCTATCAGCACTCGATAAAAAATTAAAAGCAGAAGTCAGAAGCACCATCCATGAACCTGAATACACGGCCATTGCCAGAGACATTCTTCATGACCTGCTGCTGCGTCAGGGAATCAGTCGGAGAGACACAATCCAGTTGTTATTTGCCAAACAACATGCCCGTCGCAACCATGATCACAGCTTTGAAAAACTCCTGCTGGAAACCGGACAGCTTTTTGATGAACAAATCCGTGATGGAGCGCCGCTATCATTGCTGGAAGATTTTTCCACGATCATCACCTTTTTTGATCGCTATGACAGTACGGCAACAAACATCAGCCAGGTTGCATTCATGGAAAGTTACCGCCCGACGGAAGAGCTTCTTCAGAACCTGCTGGACAGTCGGCAGAAATTCAACAATCTGGTCAAAGGACTCTTTGACAAACTATTCTTTGAAGACATTATCCTGAATCACTATCTGGGTCGATTTGGTCGACAGAAACTGGTTTGTCTCAGAAAAGGGTTGGAAGAAGTTGCTGCCGGAGTTGCAACAATCAAGAGGCTGACAGCTGAATTAAAAGTTATCGACGCCAGGGAAAAGCTTTACAATATCGTCCTGAGTCATGCTAAAGACCACATCCGGATCCGTTACTCGCGCTATCATACCAATTCTGAACAGGATGAACTCTACCGTGAATTAAACGACGAGCTGCTGATACGCGGCATCATCAGCAAACCGCTTGATCCCCAGATGTTTCAAACCGTGATCCATGATATCAAAAAAGAAGCTATCTATCTGCGACAACTGTTCCCGGAAATTATCGCCAACAACAACGTTGAGTTACGCAATGATTTTCTTGCCAATAGTGGCTTGGATCATTTTTATATAGAAGAATTAGAACGTGAATATTTCGCCCTGAACCAGCTCTCAGAGGAACACCTGCACAAACTCAGAGCTGGGGTGTTTTAG